The genomic window TTCATGCGCAAAACACGGGAGTAATTTTATATGAGTGGGACGGGTAGTTGTGTTCAATTTTGTGCCTCTAAAGGTGGTTTCTCTGTGAATACCAACATTacaaccttttattttgaaggtgttCACTTCCTCAGTTTGCAGAGTTGTTTTGACGCTTCTGTGAGGAACGCCCACAATGACATTGACCAATTATCTTGCGGGGGCGGGAAGCTTCCAAAGCTGACATCACCGTGAGCCAATGCAGCGAGGGTGCTGCGGAGGCTGGGCTGTAGAGTCGACCAATAGGGTGGCGCGCCAGTAGAGTGGGAGTGTGCGGAACTTCTTGCTCGGAAACTAGCTAGACTCAGTGGCTCCGGAATCAGCTGTTGCGGATGAGATTGAATGGAGCTTTGAGCCAAAATGGCGATCACAGATGGGCCAGTTTCTCTTTCTGAATTTGGAGCAAGGGGCGGGTATAAAAGTGCATCACAGCTGATCTGGAGGTTTTGCCCCCTCAAGTTGTTTTTGCAGAGAACAACACAGAGACctcgctccctctgtctccttctctctctctctcctgttgttgtttttcatttatgggATTTAAACCCACGGTGCAGTTTTATTATGCCACTTGTTTTTAGAATGAGCATCTTGCCATTTCCACTCGTcttattttttgtcatccacGATGATCTAAGCCCAGGTCTGACCCACTTTTAGCGTCCGAGACTGCCCATGTGTTAGTGGAGATGTTTCCCGCAGGAGAGGAGCTGCCCTCCGGGTTGTTTCCCTCCCTGGAGGGGtcccctggaggagctgcagcctccCCAGCACTGGAGCTCAGCCTCACCACTGTCTACACTGTCCTCTACTCCGTCCTGTTCCTCTTCGTCTACCTGCAGCTCTGGCTCATTCTGCACTACGGACACAAGCGCTTCAGCTTCCAGAGCGTGTTTCTGTTCCTGTGCCTGCTGTGGGCAGCGCTCAGGACCACCCTCTTCTCCTTCTACTTCAGAAATGTGCTGCAGGCCAACCAGCTGCAGCCCATGGCCTACTGGCTGCTGTACTGCTGCCCGGTCTGCCTGCAGTTCTTCACTCTCTGCCTGCTCAACCTCTACTTCACACAGGTAAGAATGTGCACTGGCTGTTTGACCTGATTCTGTAAAAGTGCTGACACTGTTTTCCTATGATTTCACATGTCAAAACTCAGTGTTTCACTTCTGCACAAGCGAATGTGCTTTCAATTGTGGGGGTTAGATTGTGGAACGAACAACTCTAGAATATTTCCCTCTATATTAGTTTTCAAAGAAACGGTGTGTGAAGCAATATCTTTTTCTAAAGGGGAAACACGAGCCACTCTCTTAAAGTGTCTCTGTTTGAGACAGAGTGACACTGCACTGTGTTTTCAGGAGGTCAGGGGGAACTTGAAGCATCATTACTCACAGGCGACCATCTGAcactcacatgcatgtgtgGAAATACTTCGCTATTTGTGATGAGTCCTCACCCTGAACCTTATGACTATGAATCACACCTTGAATGTGACTGATTATTTAAGGTAATATTctttgaaattatttatttacctgtgtgtttgtgcagcttaGTTTagttaatatttaattaaacatcTTTCAAAAGTAAAAGGTCATGTCAGGAAGTGAGTGAACTAGATCAGTGAAGGTCAGTGTCCCACATAACATGTTGGTAACAGAGCAGCCGCCTGTTGATATCCCCTGAAGAATAATGATGATATGTATTCAATAATATTTGTTCGTGTCTTTGTTCAGGTGATGTTTAAGGCCAAAGCCAAGTATTCCCCAGAGCTCACCAAATACAAGTGAGTCCTGTCTCTGTTTGGACCTTATTCTCTTTTCTATGTTGTCAAGAACAGAAAGTCTGAATACAACCTTCTCCTCTAACTGTATTTTCCAGGGTTCTTCTACGGTTGTTCTTCCTGTGTCTCAGTATATTTTTCCTGGTGGTGAATCTAACTTGTGCACTGTTAGTGCAAGGAGCCCTGGAGCGTTCGGAATCACCGAGGTAAACCCAACAAAAAAACTGCGATGAATACATATCAGTGTATTTGTGAATATAAAGAGTTTGTGTGATTATCATAGCGAGTTGATATCCTCCTGATTGCAGTGATGGGGGCATCAGACATGCAGTGTTGGCCCGAGTTCTGATCAGCGACAGTCTGTTCGTCTTGTGTGCCGTCTCTCTGGCCGTCTGCATCTTCAAGATTGCCAAGATGTCCTCTGCCAACGTTTACCTTGAATCTAAGGTAAAACCGGGAATTCATCAGATAATTGTACTGCAGCTTTGTGCTGAGAAATGAAACCTCAAAAAATACTATTTATTTAAGAGGACCTAATACTCTGTTGTAGTTAGAAAATGTATGTTCACATGTATGAAATATCTAGTTAAGCACAGAAAGCCCTCATGTTTGCATGAACTGTGGGTTCCCAGCAGAATACAATGAATGTGACTCATGACTCAAGCAAGCACAGGCGCTTACATTTACCTCACATCAAATTCAATTTCTGGCCTGAAGTTTCTCATTTCGGTCACAGAGAGGCCTCAGTCATATTGGTGGATCACATCTGTGGCCCATATCTGACATTCAGTTCTGATTCATGAGTGTAAACGCCTGCAATAAGCCCGATGCCTCTTCCTGCAGGGTACGTCCGTGTGCCAGGCCACCGCTGTCGGAGCCGTGGTgattctcctcttcacctccaggGCCTGTTACaacctggtggtggtggttctGTCACCAGAGGACCGACCCAATCCCTTTAACTGCGGCTGGTACAGTGGCTCTGATCAGGTAATggatcaagtgtgtgtgtgcgtatgttgAGGAGATTTGGGATAGCAATGCTTGATGGGTAAAGGGCTTCATCTGGCTATAAATAAccgtgtatatgtatgtgtgtgtgtgtgtgtgttctgacctACATCAGGGCTCAGGCCTTGAGATGGACAGCCCATTAGAAAGGGTtccatcattgtgtgtgtgtgtgtgtaatctgaCATTAGAAATGATTCCTTTAATCTGTCTGTATCCCAGCTGTCGGTTCAGCATCTCAACATTCTTCTCAGATGGAGAACGCAGCCTGATCACCTGTGATTTCAATGATAAATAACACAAGAAGGAAAAGCTTCACATGGTGACTGGAGGCAGGGGGAAGCTTGATTTGAcattgtatgtgtttgtgtttgtttcaggctGACATGCAGGAGATCAGCGGTGAAGCCTACATTGTGTTTGGGATCATTTCCTTCTTCTGGGAGCTGCTACCCAC from Platichthys flesus chromosome 22, fPlaFle2.1, whole genome shotgun sequence includes these protein-coding regions:
- the gpr137c gene encoding integral membrane protein GPR137C translates to MFPAGEELPSGLFPSLEGSPGGAAASPALELSLTTVYTVLYSVLFLFVYLQLWLILHYGHKRFSFQSVFLFLCLLWAALRTTLFSFYFRNVLQANQLQPMAYWLLYCCPVCLQFFTLCLLNLYFTQVMFKAKAKYSPELTKYKVLLRLFFLCLSIFFLVVNLTCALLVQGALERSESPSDGGIRHAVLARVLISDSLFVLCAVSLAVCIFKIAKMSSANVYLESKGTSVCQATAVGAVVILLFTSRACYNLVVVVLSPEDRPNPFNCGWYSGSDQADMQEISGEAYIVFGIISFFWELLPTSLVVVFFRVQRPNQNLTAGGMINSHSFGSRTYFFDNPRRYDSDDDLSRSINSRADRASLLSSTPQLGASSWYGSIQCNGALPAGATSALQPPPSTAPVLFAYGNVQSHHHHHNYYSTPQNNNYHHHHHSNYYSTPQNYYCGSQTYFCTPQN